The Roseicyclus marinus genome has a segment encoding these proteins:
- a CDS encoding beta-ketoacyl synthase N-terminal-like domain-containing protein, with product MRRVVVTGLGIVSPIGNTAAEVEASLRAGRSGIETHPDMVERGFRSQIAGTLKIDTAEHVDKRALRFMGPGAAYAHIAMGQAIAHAGLTEAEIVSERTGLIAGSGGPSTSAMFAAHQSVLSTGATKRIGPFAVPKCMSSTISANLATAYRIKGINYSITSACSTSLHCIGAAAEQIMLGKQDVMFAGGAEELDWTLSCLFDAMGAMSSKYNDTPARASRAFDAGRDGFVIAGGGGIVVLEALDHALARGANILAEVTGFAATSDGHDMVAPSGEGGERAMRLALQTLPAGRRVDYINAHGTSTPVGDVGEVQAVRRVFGEGTTPPISSTKSMTGHAQGAAGALEAIFCLLMLQGDFIAPSINVETLDPALSPDEIATSLRENAGLDTVMTNSFGFGGTNGSMLLSRFDG from the coding sequence ATGAGACGGGTCGTCGTCACGGGCTTGGGCATCGTGTCGCCCATCGGGAACACCGCCGCCGAGGTGGAGGCGTCCTTGCGCGCCGGCCGTTCGGGGATCGAAACGCATCCCGACATGGTGGAACGCGGGTTCCGCAGCCAGATCGCCGGAACGCTCAAGATCGACACCGCCGAACATGTCGACAAGCGTGCGCTTCGTTTCATGGGGCCGGGGGCGGCCTATGCCCATATCGCCATGGGGCAAGCCATCGCCCATGCGGGCCTGACCGAGGCGGAGATCGTGTCGGAACGGACCGGGTTGATCGCAGGCTCGGGCGGGCCGTCGACCAGCGCCATGTTTGCCGCGCATCAATCGGTGCTCTCGACCGGGGCCACCAAGCGCATCGGGCCGTTCGCCGTGCCCAAGTGCATGTCCTCGACCATCAGCGCGAACCTTGCCACGGCCTACCGGATCAAGGGCATCAACTATTCCATCACCTCGGCCTGCTCGACCTCGCTCCATTGCATCGGGGCGGCGGCGGAACAGATCATGCTGGGCAAGCAGGACGTGATGTTCGCGGGCGGGGCCGAGGAACTGGACTGGACGCTGTCGTGCCTGTTCGATGCGATGGGCGCGATGTCGTCGAAATACAATGACACGCCTGCGCGTGCCTCCCGGGCGTTTGACGCGGGACGCGACGGCTTCGTGATCGCGGGCGGCGGCGGTATCGTGGTGCTGGAAGCCCTCGATCACGCGCTGGCACGCGGGGCCAATATCCTTGCCGAGGTCACGGGGTTTGCCGCCACCTCCGACGGGCATGACATGGTCGCGCCGTCGGGCGAGGGCGGGGAACGGGCGATGCGGCTGGCGCTGCAGACGCTGCCCGCAGGTCGCCGCGTCGATTACATCAACGCGCATGGCACATCGACCCCCGTGGGCGATGTGGGCGAGGTCCAGGCCGTGCGCCGCGTGTTCGGTGAGGGGACGACGCCGCCCATCAGCTCCACCAAGTCGATGACGGGTCATGCCCAGGGTGCCGCCGGCGCGCTGGAGGCGATTTTCTGCCTTTTGATGTTGCAAGGCGATTTCATCGCCCCCTCGATCAATGTCGAAACGCTTGATCCCGCCTTGTCACCGGACGAGATCGCGACCAGCCTGCGTGAAAATGCGGGTCTGGACACGGTTATGACGAATTCCTTCGGGTTTGGTGGCACGAACGGCTCCATGCTGCTCAGCCGGTTTGACGGGTAA
- a CDS encoding PQQ-dependent sugar dehydrogenase — translation MKTAKIGLSLIVALGSTALVALPTTSARAQAPSLSHDVVMTDLRAPWDMAFLEDGTMFFTEKCHGLSVRMPSGDVMPLLGMTGTDGYSLTGDDLFCEGQGGMQGVALDPAFVENRTIYVYSSSRAGDAPSNRVLRMTVAEDFASVSDRVDIVTDIPYKPAASNHPFGGPGAHNGGRIRFHDDGFLYVTTGDTHNGVGPQSPTLLSGKVLRIDTDGNAAPDNGAPDGFDPRIFTYGHRNVQGIAFDPDTGAVVIAEHGPWHSDEVTVLRAGGNGGWDPRPNMAGRGDCPDDYCGYSPNQMDGMDPAERAAFMPMTDTATYPDAMPPAWVNNGLSQGTSSAAFLEGEQWGDWNGNLVVGVMGIGFGGTPVGQRIDMLDIAEDGLSAEVMTLPLTMPPGRFRSVVLGPDGNLYAAMDEGEIYRIIPN, via the coding sequence ATGAAGACTGCAAAGATCGGCCTTTCGTTGATCGTGGCGCTTGGCTCCACCGCATTGGTGGCCTTGCCCACGACCAGCGCGCGGGCCCAAGCCCCGAGCCTGAGCCATGACGTGGTCATGACCGACCTGCGCGCGCCGTGGGACATGGCCTTCCTCGAGGATGGCACGATGTTCTTCACCGAAAAATGCCACGGCCTGTCCGTGCGCATGCCCTCGGGCGATGTCATGCCGCTTTTGGGGATGACGGGGACCGACGGCTATTCGCTGACGGGCGATGACCTGTTCTGCGAGGGTCAGGGGGGGATGCAGGGCGTGGCGCTTGATCCCGCTTTCGTCGAGAACCGGACGATCTACGTCTATTCCTCGTCCCGCGCCGGGGATGCGCCGAGCAACCGGGTGCTGCGCATGACCGTGGCCGAGGATTTCGCCTCGGTCTCGGACCGGGTCGATATCGTGACCGACATCCCCTACAAGCCTGCCGCCTCGAACCATCCCTTTGGTGGGCCGGGCGCACATAACGGGGGGCGCATCCGGTTCCATGACGACGGGTTCCTCTATGTGACCACGGGCGACACCCACAACGGGGTCGGCCCGCAATCGCCGACGCTCTTGTCCGGCAAGGTTCTGCGCATCGACACCGATGGCAATGCCGCCCCCGACAACGGTGCGCCCGATGGGTTCGATCCGCGCATCTTCACCTATGGGCACCGCAACGTGCAGGGCATCGCCTTTGATCCCGACACGGGCGCTGTCGTGATCGCCGAACATGGGCCCTGGCATTCGGACGAGGTCACGGTGCTGCGCGCCGGCGGCAACGGCGGCTGGGACCCGCGCCCGAACATGGCCGGGCGCGGCGATTGTCCGGATGATTATTGCGGCTATTCGCCCAACCAGATGGACGGCATGGACCCGGCCGAGCGCGCGGCCTTCATGCCGATGACCGACACCGCGACCTATCCCGACGCCATGCCGCCCGCTTGGGTCAACAACGGCCTGTCGCAGGGGACAAGCTCTGCCGCCTTCCTCGAGGGCGAGCAGTGGGGCGACTGGAACGGCAACCTGGTCGTGGGCGTGATGGGGATCGGCTTTGGCGGCACGCCCGTCGGACAGCGGATCGACATGCTCGACATCGCCGAGGACGGCCTGTCGGCCGAGGTGATGACCCTGCCGCTCACCATGCCGCCGGGGCGGTTCCGCTCGGTCGTTCTGGGGCCGGATGGCAACCTTTATGCCGCCATGGACGAGGGTGAGATCTACCGGATCATCCCGAACTGA
- a CDS encoding lyase family protein, whose protein sequence is MSASPFDSAIHRQLFGDAELGRLFSDTAEIRAMMLVLGALAKTQGKLGVIPEVSGAFLARAMMEIQIDPAGLADSVGQNGVSVPGLVAALRKALEAPEHAAWLHWGATSQDIQDSALMLRLRQALALIEARLITSLGRLADLAEAEAETPMAARTYGQLAVPSSLGAMMAAWGWPVLRAVERLGALRPRLAVSLSGAGGTGSMLGEDPAAIRAALAEALGLADPGRSWHADRTIITELAEICAAVTVAGAKAGEDLLLLTRSDVAELRLGGGGASSTMPQKENPIGPSVLVALARFASAQGAALGAAHREARDGAGWFTEWLVVPGLVLAAGKSASVLGDSLAQLAPDRAGMAARIDARPALIHAEALSFALARQMPRPEAQAEVKRLAGEARRANRPLPELVGEAYPDLDLSRLASLGQAPAEARAFARAARQIGDGQGQGVNLD, encoded by the coding sequence ATGAGCGCGAGCCCCTTTGACAGCGCGATCCACCGCCAGCTGTTCGGCGATGCCGAGCTGGGGCGGTTGTTTTCCGACACCGCCGAAATCCGGGCGATGATGCTGGTTCTGGGCGCGCTGGCCAAGACGCAGGGAAAGCTGGGCGTGATCCCCGAGGTCTCGGGCGCCTTTCTGGCGCGTGCCATGATGGAGATCCAGATCGATCCTGCGGGCCTTGCCGACAGCGTGGGGCAGAACGGGGTCAGCGTGCCGGGTCTGGTGGCGGCCCTGCGCAAGGCGCTGGAAGCCCCCGAACATGCCGCGTGGCTGCATTGGGGCGCGACGAGCCAGGACATCCAGGACAGTGCGCTGATGCTGCGGCTGCGCCAGGCACTGGCCCTGATCGAGGCGCGGCTCATCACGTCGCTGGGGCGGTTGGCCGATCTGGCCGAGGCGGAGGCGGAGACGCCGATGGCCGCGCGGACCTATGGGCAACTTGCCGTGCCCTCGAGCCTCGGGGCGATGATGGCGGCATGGGGCTGGCCCGTCCTGCGCGCGGTCGAACGGCTCGGCGCGCTGCGGCCCCGGCTGGCGGTGTCGCTGTCTGGCGCGGGCGGTACCGGCTCGATGCTGGGCGAGGATCCGGCGGCGATCCGGGCCGCGCTGGCCGAGGCGCTGGGGCTCGCCGATCCGGGGCGCAGCTGGCACGCGGATCGCACGATCATCACGGAACTGGCCGAGATCTGCGCAGCGGTCACGGTGGCAGGGGCCAAGGCGGGCGAGGACCTGCTGCTGCTGACGCGCAGCGATGTGGCCGAGCTGCGGCTTGGGGGCGGCGGTGCCTCCTCGACCATGCCGCAAAAGGAAAACCCGATAGGCCCATCGGTGCTTGTGGCTCTGGCGCGCTTTGCCTCGGCGCAAGGTGCGGCACTTGGCGCGGCCCACCGCGAGGCGCGGGACGGCGCGGGCTGGTTCACCGAGTGGCTGGTGGTGCCCGGACTTGTCCTTGCGGCCGGGAAATCGGCGTCCGTACTGGGGGATAGCCTGGCACAGCTTGCGCCCGACCGGGCGGGGATGGCCGCCCGGATCGATGCGCGCCCTGCCCTGATCCACGCAGAGGCGCTGAGTTTCGCCCTGGCCCGCCAGATGCCCCGCCCCGAGGCGCAGGCAGAGGTGAAGCGTCTGGCGGGCGAGGCGCGCCGCGCGAACCGCCCGCTCCCCGAACTGGTCGGCGAAGCCTATCCGGATCTGGACCTGTCCAGGCTCGCAAGCCTCGGGCAAGCACCGGCAGAGGCGCGCGCCTTTGCCCGGGCGGCGCGGCAAATCGGCGATGGACAAGGACAGGGTGTAAATCTAGATTGA
- the pcaD gene encoding 3-oxoadipate enol-lactonase, producing MDSLDLGDVVLHYADTGPRDAQAVVFSNSLGTDFRLWDAILPYLPQGLRVIRYDKRGHGLSTCPPAPYTMGGLIHDAERLLDHLAIRDCVFVGLSIGGMIAQGLAAKRLDLIRAVVLSNTAPKIGTRELWAERIAIAEAEGTGPMADAIMTRWFSKAFRETPKVSPWRRMVETTPGAGYAGCSAAIAGTDFYSTTAGLRLPALVIAGSEDGSTPPDLVRELADLIPGARYELIRGAGHLPCVEKPEVFGPLLARFLNDLGHVAP from the coding sequence ATGGACAGTCTCGATCTGGGCGATGTGGTGCTGCATTACGCCGATACCGGGCCGCGCGACGCGCAGGCGGTGGTGTTTTCGAATTCGCTGGGCACGGATTTCCGGCTTTGGGATGCGATCCTGCCCTATCTACCGCAAGGATTGCGGGTGATCCGCTACGACAAGCGCGGTCATGGCCTGTCGACCTGCCCGCCCGCGCCCTACACGATGGGCGGGCTCATCCATGATGCCGAACGCTTGCTGGATCATCTGGCAATCCGCGATTGCGTCTTCGTGGGCTTGTCGATCGGAGGCATGATCGCGCAAGGCCTTGCGGCCAAGCGGCTCGACCTGATCCGGGCCGTGGTCCTGTCGAATACCGCGCCCAAGATCGGCACCCGCGAGCTCTGGGCCGAGCGGATCGCCATCGCCGAGGCAGAAGGCACCGGGCCGATGGCCGACGCGATCATGACGCGCTGGTTTTCCAAGGCATTCCGCGAAACACCCAAGGTGTCGCCCTGGCGGCGGATGGTCGAAACCACGCCCGGGGCGGGCTATGCCGGCTGTTCGGCGGCCATCGCGGGCACGGATTTCTACAGCACCACCGCCGGTTTGCGCCTGCCCGCGCTGGTCATCGCCGGGTCCGAGGACGGATCGACGCCGCCCGATCTGGTGCGCGAACTGGCCGATCTGATCCCCGGCGCGCGCTATGAACTGATCCGGGGCGCAGGCCACCTGCCCTGCGTGGAAAAGCCCGAGGTTTTCGGCCCGTTGCTGGCAAGGTTCCTCAACGATCTGGGGCATGTCGCGCCATGA
- a CDS encoding haloacid dehalogenase type II, whose amino-acid sequence MARITTCVFDAYGTLFDVSAAARALASAPGREDFAPHWQQVAADWRLKQLEYSWLRAITGDYVDFWDLTQDGLDWALERAGLSDPGLRADLLDLYHRLAAYPEVPDMLARLKARGLTCAILSNGSPAMLKAAVDSAGIGDRLDAVLSVAPLATFKPDCRVYDLVGARFGTSCDEVLFVSSNGWDICSAAAYGFRTLWVNRAGLPVDRLPGQPDSIAADLAAIPEMPEV is encoded by the coding sequence ATGGCCCGTATCACGACCTGCGTTTTCGACGCCTATGGCACCTTGTTCGATGTCTCCGCCGCCGCGCGTGCGCTGGCTTCCGCGCCGGGGCGCGAGGATTTCGCCCCGCATTGGCAGCAGGTCGCCGCTGATTGGCGTCTGAAGCAGCTGGAATATTCCTGGCTGCGCGCGATCACGGGGGATTACGTCGATTTCTGGGACCTCACGCAAGACGGGCTCGATTGGGCGCTGGAGCGTGCAGGCCTGTCCGATCCCGGCTTGCGGGCCGACCTTCTCGATCTTTACCACCGGCTCGCGGCCTATCCCGAAGTGCCCGACATGCTCGCGCGGCTCAAGGCGCGGGGTCTGACCTGTGCCATCTTGTCGAACGGATCGCCCGCCATGCTGAAGGCCGCCGTTGACAGTGCGGGTATCGGTGACAGGCTCGACGCGGTTCTCAGCGTCGCACCGCTGGCGACCTTCAAACCCGACTGCAGGGTCTATGACCTTGTGGGCGCGCGCTTCGGCACGTCTTGTGACGAGGTCCTGTTCGTTTCTTCGAATGGGTGGGACATCTGCAGCGCGGCCGCCTACGGCTTTCGGACGCTTTGGGTCAATCGCGCGGGCCTGCCGGTCGACCGCCTGCCGGGACAGCCCGACAGCATCGCCGCCGATCTTGCCGCGATCCCCGAGATGCCGGAGGTTTGA
- a CDS encoding alpha/beta fold hydrolase, producing MQFLTAPDGLRLAYDVQGQGAPLLCLPGLTRNMEDFEPVLDAFAHRAQVIRMDFRGRGASDRGDPSTYQVPQEAADVLALLDHLGLDRVTILGTSRGGLVAMVLAAMARPRIAGVIFNDIGPEIMPEGLAYIMDYLGKPPRFKTLEEAAAALPRHYAPAFRDVPSETWAAMARRIYRQEETGLVNRYDPALCEAVAPAFAPGAVAPDLWPLFDLLAGAPLGLIRGAGSNILSAETAARMRRRRPDMEFAELADRGHVPFLDEIPAIRVIETVLEQATR from the coding sequence ATGCAGTTTCTGACCGCCCCCGACGGTCTGCGCCTTGCCTATGACGTGCAGGGGCAGGGGGCGCCGCTTCTCTGCCTGCCCGGCCTGACCCGCAACATGGAGGATTTCGAGCCCGTGCTCGACGCCTTCGCCCATCGCGCGCAGGTCATCCGCATGGATTTTCGCGGGCGCGGTGCCTCCGATCGGGGTGATCCGTCCACCTACCAGGTGCCGCAGGAAGCGGCCGATGTTCTGGCGCTTCTCGACCATCTGGGGCTGGATCGGGTCACGATCCTCGGCACCTCGCGGGGCGGGCTTGTCGCCATGGTGCTCGCGGCCATGGCGCGGCCCCGCATCGCGGGCGTCATCTTCAACGACATCGGCCCCGAGATCATGCCCGAAGGGCTGGCCTATATCATGGATTACCTGGGCAAACCGCCGCGTTTCAAAACGCTGGAGGAAGCCGCAGCCGCCTTGCCGCGCCATTATGCGCCCGCCTTTCGCGATGTGCCGTCCGAGACCTGGGCTGCCATGGCGCGCCGCATCTACCGGCAGGAGGAAACGGGCCTCGTGAACCGCTATGACCCCGCCCTGTGCGAGGCCGTGGCCCCCGCCTTTGCGCCCGGCGCCGTGGCGCCCGATCTCTGGCCGCTCTTCGACCTGCTTGCGGGCGCGCCGCTCGGCCTGATCCGGGGGGCGGGGTCCAACATCCTCTCGGCGGAAACGGCGGCAAGGATGCGCCGCCGCCGCCCCGACATGGAATTTGCCGAACTGGCCGACCGCGGCCATGTGCCCTTTCTCGACGAAATCCCCGCGATCCGCGTGATCGAAACCGTGCTGGAGCAAGCCACAAGATGA
- a CDS encoding c-type cytochrome — translation MKSRLFAASCAVLLAGLHPASADTTNTAMAADMYAASCSACHGRTGRGVSVYPSLQNRSVEYLVEKLEIYRAGEAIGPNSGLMIPNARDLSDDEIAALSEFMSSTFR, via the coding sequence ATGAAATCTCGTCTATTTGCCGCGTCCTGCGCGGTGCTTCTGGCAGGGTTGCACCCTGCATCTGCCGATACGACCAATACCGCGATGGCGGCGGACATGTACGCGGCATCCTGTTCGGCCTGCCACGGGCGTACCGGGCGCGGGGTCTCGGTCTATCCGTCGCTTCAGAACCGGTCGGTCGAATATCTCGTCGAGAAACTCGAGATTTACCGCGCCGGAGAGGCGATCGGGCCGAATTCCGGCCTGATGATCCCCAATGCGCGCGACCTCAGCGATGACGAGATCGCGGCGCTGTCGGAATTCATGTCCAGCACGTTCCGCTAG
- a CDS encoding threonine ammonia-lyase has protein sequence MTDIALIEAAAARAKGVVRETPLLSSPFLDEIAGRPVYAKAEVLQHTGSFKFRGGWSAVSALDPETRARGVLAFSSGNHAQGVAYAAALHGVPAVIIMPRDAPALKIENTRSLGAEVVLYDRAGGENREEIGARLQAERNMTLVKPFDDVQVIAGQGTCGLEIAAQAAAMGVTSGTVLTCCGGGGLTAGIALALAAHAPGLTVRPVEPEGFDDTTLSLAAGTRTRHASPEAGFCDAILTPMPGEITFPILSRLCGAGIVVTELEVKEAMRLAASRLKLVVEPGGAVALAAALFHGCDLADGPVICTLSGGNADPGHYAEILAGG, from the coding sequence ATGACCGACATCGCCCTGATCGAAGCTGCCGCCGCCCGCGCCAAGGGGGTTGTGCGGGAAACCCCGCTCCTGTCCTCGCCTTTCCTCGACGAGATCGCGGGCCGTCCCGTTTATGCCAAGGCCGAGGTGCTGCAACATACCGGCTCCTTCAAGTTCCGGGGCGGCTGGTCGGCGGTCTCGGCACTCGATCCCGAAACGCGCGCGCGCGGCGTTCTGGCCTTTTCCTCGGGCAATCATGCCCAGGGCGTGGCTTATGCGGCGGCGCTTCACGGGGTTCCCGCCGTCATCATCATGCCCAGGGACGCGCCCGCGCTGAAGATCGAGAATACCCGCAGCCTCGGGGCGGAGGTGGTGCTCTACGACCGCGCCGGGGGCGAGAACCGCGAAGAGATCGGCGCGCGGCTACAGGCCGAACGCAACATGACGCTCGTCAAACCCTTCGACGATGTGCAGGTCATCGCGGGGCAGGGCACCTGCGGGCTCGAGATCGCGGCGCAGGCGGCGGCCATGGGCGTCACCTCCGGCACGGTCCTGACCTGCTGCGGCGGTGGTGGCCTGACCGCCGGTATCGCGCTGGCGCTTGCCGCCCATGCGCCGGGATTGACCGTCCGCCCGGTAGAGCCGGAAGGCTTCGACGATACCACGCTTTCGCTCGCCGCGGGCACCCGCACCCGCCATGCCTCACCCGAAGCGGGGTTTTGCGACGCGATCCTGACCCCGATGCCGGGCGAGATCACCTTTCCGATCCTGTCGCGGCTCTGTGGCGCCGGTATCGTGGTGACCGAACTCGAGGTGAAGGAGGCGATGCGCCTTGCCGCCAGCCGCCTCAAGCTCGTCGTCGAACCGGGCGGTGCCGTGGCGCTCGCTGCAGCGCTCTTTCACGGGTGTGATCTTGCCGACGGCCCGGTGATCTGCACGCTGTCTGGCGGAAATGCCGATCCCGGGCATTATGCCGAGATCCTCGCGGGCGGCTGA
- a CDS encoding enoyl-ACP reductase FabI produces MANLMTGKRGLVMGVANDRSIAWGIASALHAEGAELAFSYQGEAFGKRVEPLAASVGSDFLVDVDVMDDDSLDAAFAALKARWGTIDFLVHAIAYSDKTELTGRFINTSRENFRNSLTISCYSFIDVARRASELMPDGGSLITLTYQGSNRVTPFYNVMGVAKAALESSVRYLANDLGPQAIRVNAISPGPMKTLAGAAIGGARKTFKTTEANAPLRANATLEAIGGTAVYLCSDYGGCTTGEIVIVDGGYHVLGMMQPENM; encoded by the coding sequence ATGGCGAATTTGATGACGGGCAAACGCGGGCTTGTGATGGGGGTCGCGAACGACCGCTCCATCGCTTGGGGGATCGCGTCGGCGCTCCATGCCGAAGGCGCGGAGCTGGCCTTTTCCTACCAGGGCGAAGCTTTCGGCAAGCGGGTCGAACCGCTGGCCGCCTCGGTCGGGTCGGATTTTCTCGTCGATGTGGACGTGATGGATGACGACAGCCTCGATGCGGCCTTTGCCGCGCTCAAGGCGCGTTGGGGGACCATCGATTTCCTTGTCCATGCCATCGCCTATTCCGACAAGACCGAGCTGACGGGCCGCTTCATCAACACCAGCCGCGAGAATTTCCGCAATTCGCTGACGATCAGCTGCTATTCCTTCATCGACGTGGCGCGCCGCGCCTCGGAACTGATGCCCGATGGGGGCAGCCTGATCACGCTCACCTACCAGGGGTCGAACCGGGTGACGCCCTTCTACAACGTGATGGGCGTGGCCAAGGCGGCGCTGGAAAGCTCGGTCCGCTATCTGGCCAATGACCTTGGGCCGCAAGCCATCCGCGTGAACGCGATCAGCCCCGGCCCGATGAAGACGCTGGCGGGGGCCGCCATCGGCGGTGCACGCAAGACCTTCAAGACGACTGAGGCGAATGCGCCGCTCCGCGCCAATGCCACGCTCGAGGCCATCGGCGGCACGGCGGTCTACCTGTGTTCGGATTACGGGGGCTGCACCACGGGCGAGATCGTCATCGTGGATGGCGGCTATCACGTGCTGGGCATGATGCAGCCCGAGAACATGTAG
- a CDS encoding FKBP-type peptidyl-prolyl cis-trans isomerase: MTQAMPGTTVSIHYTGTLPDGSTFDSSQGREPLTFEMGAGQIIPGLEAALDGMSEGETKTVTIPAAQAYGPRREEAVQQVPRDAVPDHIPLDLGTQLQVQTPDGQAMPVTVTQVTEEAVTLDANHPLAGQDLTFAVELVKVA, encoded by the coding sequence ATGACCCAGGCCATGCCCGGCACGACAGTTTCTATTCACTACACCGGCACCCTGCCGGACGGCAGCACCTTTGACAGCTCGCAGGGGCGCGAACCGCTGACCTTCGAGATGGGCGCGGGCCAGATCATTCCGGGGCTCGAAGCAGCGCTTGACGGCATGTCCGAGGGCGAGACCAAGACCGTGACGATCCCTGCCGCGCAGGCCTATGGCCCCCGCCGCGAGGAAGCCGTGCAGCAGGTGCCGCGCGATGCGGTCCCCGACCATATCCCGCTCGACCTCGGCACGCAGTTGCAGGTTCAGACGCCCGACGGTCAGGCCATGCCCGTCACGGTGACCCAGGTGACCGAAGAGGCCGTGACGCTCGACGCCAATCACCCGCTGGCCGGTCAGGACCTGACCTTTGCCGTGGAACTGGTCAAGGTCGCCTGA
- a CDS encoding TCR/Tet family MFS transporter, whose product MAKPRLPVLFILITVTLDAMGIGLILPVIPDLIREVEGVSLSDAALWGGILSASYAVMQFGCSPTLGNLSDRFGRRPILLVSMAVLALDYVIMAVAGSIWLLLVGRVVAGAAAATHSTALAYMADITDGSKRAQNFGLISAGFGMGFIFGPALGGLLGGLDPRAPFVAAACLAALNFAFGFFVLPESLPKGRRRAFDWGRANPAGALRAVGRLPGVRALLAVMLAYQIANFTYPAIWAYYIQGAFGWDARMVGLSLAAYGVAIAVVQAGLIRAILPRMGETRAVVWGLILNTVCLVLYGFATQGWMIWVLIPISAVGAIVAPAMQGVMSRAAGPDAQGELQGVLSSISALSMILSPLIMTQAFFWFTRPEGAIILPGAPFLIAAVLMAGAFVLYVSTRATPTPVTAAE is encoded by the coding sequence ATGGCCAAGCCTCGCCTGCCCGTCCTCTTCATCCTGATCACCGTGACGCTGGACGCGATGGGGATCGGACTGATCCTGCCCGTGATCCCCGACCTGATCCGGGAGGTCGAGGGCGTGTCCCTGTCCGATGCCGCGCTGTGGGGGGGGATCCTGTCGGCCTCCTATGCGGTGATGCAATTCGGCTGTTCGCCGACCTTGGGCAACCTGTCGGACCGGTTCGGACGGCGGCCCATCCTGTTGGTGTCGATGGCGGTTCTGGCGCTCGATTACGTCATCATGGCGGTGGCGGGGTCGATCTGGCTCTTGCTCGTCGGGCGGGTGGTCGCGGGGGCTGCGGCGGCGACACATTCGACCGCTTTGGCCTATATGGCCGACATCACGGATGGATCGAAGCGGGCGCAGAATTTCGGCCTGATCTCGGCGGGGTTCGGGATGGGCTTCATCTTTGGCCCGGCGCTTGGGGGATTGCTGGGCGGGCTTGACCCGCGTGCGCCCTTCGTGGCCGCTGCCTGCCTTGCCGCGCTCAATTTCGCCTTCGGCTTTTTTGTCCTGCCCGAAAGCCTGCCCAAGGGGCGCCGCCGCGCCTTTGACTGGGGCCGCGCCAATCCGGCGGGGGCCTTGCGCGCCGTGGGGCGGCTGCCGGGGGTAAGGGCGCTTTTGGCGGTGATGCTGGCCTACCAGATCGCGAATTTCACCTATCCCGCGATCTGGGCCTATTACATCCAGGGCGCCTTTGGCTGGGATGCGCGGATGGTGGGCCTGTCGCTGGCAGCCTATGGGGTCGCCATCGCGGTGGTTCAGGCGGGGTTGATCCGGGCGATCCTGCCGCGCATGGGCGAAACGCGGGCGGTGGTCTGGGGCCTGATCCTGAACACGGTTTGCCTTGTGCTCTACGGCTTTGCCACGCAGGGCTGGATGATCTGGGTTCTGATCCCGATCTCGGCCGTGGGGGCCATCGTCGCCCCGGCCATGCAGGGCGTGATGAGCCGCGCTGCAGGGCCCGATGCACAGGGCGAGTTGCAAGGCGTCCTGTCCTCGATCTCGGCCCTGTCGATGATCCTGTCGCCCCTGATCATGACGCAGGCGTTTTTCTGGTTCACCCGGCCCGAGGGCGCGATCATCCTGCCCGGCGCGCCCTTCCTGATCGCCGCCGTCCTGATGGCGGGGGCATTCGTGCTTTACGTCTCGACGCGCGCCACCCCGACGCCGGTCACGGCGGCGGAGTGA